In one Lepisosteus oculatus isolate fLepOcu1 chromosome 26, fLepOcu1.hap2, whole genome shotgun sequence genomic region, the following are encoded:
- the LOC102685629 gene encoding E3 ubiquitin-protein ligase rififylin isoform X1, which produces MWASCCNWMCLDTTTVEETSSTRRQAYTNSGYSSYPSPPAPEQTCKACGGRFDTSSRKHVCTDCKKSFCSRCSEQPEFGLRVCHTCRRFHGILSERAELMKLKVKDLRDYLHLHEVSTQMCREKEELVELVMGRQTPSSSSSHGDAQSHTPQPGPTPGPASPSTSQGPAPGCLPRGDQQIPVPSCPGETPASETEPAPQEEQESQSSDAEETPAPGRRASLSDLTNAEDIEALSVRQLKEILARNFVDYKGCCEKWELMERVTRLYHDQQELQNLVSNNGNSTDPSGPPGMEENLCKICMDSPIDCVLLECGHMVTCTKCGKLMSECPICRQYVVRAVHVFRS; this is translated from the exons ATGTGGGCCTCCTGCTGTAACTGGATGTGTCTGGATACTACTACAGTGGAGGAAACCAGCAGCACGAGGCGCCAGGCCTACACTAACTCGGGGTACAGCAGTTACCCCTCCCCACCCGCCCCGGAGCAAACCTGCAAGGCCTGCGGGGGGCGCTTCGACACCTCATCCAGGAAG CATGTGTGCACGGACTGCAAGAAGAGCTTCTGCAGCAGGTGCTCGGAGCAGCCGGAGTTCGGCCTGCGGGTGTGTCACACGTGCCGCCGCTTCCACGGCATTCTCTCGGAGAGGGCGGAGCTGATGAAGCTGAAGGTGAAGGACCTGCGGGACTACCTGCACCTGCACGAGGTCTCCACACAGATGTGCCGAGAGAAGGAGGAGCTGGTGGAGCTGGTCATGGGCCGGCAGactcccagcagcagcagcagccatgGAGACGCCCAATCCCACACACCCCAGCCCGGCCCCACTCCCGGTCCAGCCTCCCCCTCCACATCCCAAGGTCCAGCTCCTGGCTGCCTCCCGCGCGGCGACCAGCAG ATCCCGGTGCCTTCCTGTCCAGGCGAGACACCAGCCAGTGAGACCGAGCCGGCAccccaggaggagcaggagtcACAG TCCTCAGACGCGGAAGAGACTCCGGCCCCAGGCCGCAGGGCCTCCCTGTCCGACTTGACCAACGCTGAAGACATCGAGGCCTTGAGTGTCCGGCAGCTGAAGGAGATCCTGGCCCGCAACTTTGTTGACTACAAAGGCTGTTGTGAGAAGTGGGAGCTGATGGAGAGAGTCACCCGACTCTACCATGATCAGCAAGAGCTGCAGAATCTGG TTTCAAACAATGGAAACTCTACTG ATCCTTCTGGCCCACCGGGCATGGAGGAGAACCTGTGTAAGATCTGCATGGACTCCCCCATTGACTGCGTGCTGCTGGAGTGCGGCCACATGGTCACCTGTACCAAGTGTGGCAAGCTCATGAGCGAGTGTCCCATCTGCAGGCAGTACGTGGTGAGAGCCGTGCATGTGTTCAGATCCTGA
- the LOC102685629 gene encoding E3 ubiquitin-protein ligase rififylin isoform X2: protein MWASCCNWMCLDTTTVEETSSTRRQAYTNSGYSSYPSPPAPEQTCKACGGRFDTSSRKHVCTDCKKSFCSRCSEQPEFGLRVCHTCRRFHGILSERAELMKLKVKDLRDYLHLHEVSTQMCREKEELVELVMGRQTPSSSSSHGDAQSHTPQPGPTPGPASPSTSQGPAPGCLPRGDQQIPVPSCPGETPASETEPAPQEEQESQSSDAEETPAPGRRASLSDLTNAEDIEALSVRQLKEILARNFVDYKGCCEKWELMERVTRLYHDQQELQNLDPSGPPGMEENLCKICMDSPIDCVLLECGHMVTCTKCGKLMSECPICRQYVVRAVHVFRS, encoded by the exons ATGTGGGCCTCCTGCTGTAACTGGATGTGTCTGGATACTACTACAGTGGAGGAAACCAGCAGCACGAGGCGCCAGGCCTACACTAACTCGGGGTACAGCAGTTACCCCTCCCCACCCGCCCCGGAGCAAACCTGCAAGGCCTGCGGGGGGCGCTTCGACACCTCATCCAGGAAG CATGTGTGCACGGACTGCAAGAAGAGCTTCTGCAGCAGGTGCTCGGAGCAGCCGGAGTTCGGCCTGCGGGTGTGTCACACGTGCCGCCGCTTCCACGGCATTCTCTCGGAGAGGGCGGAGCTGATGAAGCTGAAGGTGAAGGACCTGCGGGACTACCTGCACCTGCACGAGGTCTCCACACAGATGTGCCGAGAGAAGGAGGAGCTGGTGGAGCTGGTCATGGGCCGGCAGactcccagcagcagcagcagccatgGAGACGCCCAATCCCACACACCCCAGCCCGGCCCCACTCCCGGTCCAGCCTCCCCCTCCACATCCCAAGGTCCAGCTCCTGGCTGCCTCCCGCGCGGCGACCAGCAG ATCCCGGTGCCTTCCTGTCCAGGCGAGACACCAGCCAGTGAGACCGAGCCGGCAccccaggaggagcaggagtcACAG TCCTCAGACGCGGAAGAGACTCCGGCCCCAGGCCGCAGGGCCTCCCTGTCCGACTTGACCAACGCTGAAGACATCGAGGCCTTGAGTGTCCGGCAGCTGAAGGAGATCCTGGCCCGCAACTTTGTTGACTACAAAGGCTGTTGTGAGAAGTGGGAGCTGATGGAGAGAGTCACCCGACTCTACCATGATCAGCAAGAGCTGCAGAATCTGG ATCCTTCTGGCCCACCGGGCATGGAGGAGAACCTGTGTAAGATCTGCATGGACTCCCCCATTGACTGCGTGCTGCTGGAGTGCGGCCACATGGTCACCTGTACCAAGTGTGGCAAGCTCATGAGCGAGTGTCCCATCTGCAGGCAGTACGTGGTGAGAGCCGTGCATGTGTTCAGATCCTGA